TGAAATAAATCTGCTCTGTTCCACTTCTGTTCCACTTTTCCAACTGTGAGCCGCCCCGCCGAGAATCCGGGCGGGGCTTTGTCGTGAGAAGGGTTTTCAGCGTGTGGCCTCTGTCGCCTGTTCGGCAAAGCTAAGGGTGATCTTCCCCGGCTCGTCCAGCCACACTTCAACGCGATGGCCGGGCTTGAATCCAGCCTGCTCCAACCATTGGCCGGTCAACCGAATCTTGGGCGTGATCTTGCCAGCCGCAAAGTCGCCCGTTGCTTCGATCTTAAGGGTGCGCCATTCAGCCGGCCTGATGGCACGAGATTCGGCGGCGAGATTCTTTCGAGCCTGGCGGTGCCAGAAACCTTGCCCCTCAGTGGATGGTTGAAGTAGTGCGTCCTTCATGGTTACTCTTTCTTTGCCGCCCCCCGCTACAACGGGTCGCCCTGGTTCTTGGTTACTCTTGACCGGGGCTTGGGCGGCATTATCGGTCAGGAGCAAATTGGAGAATTGATTCTTACATGCTGTCGCTTGATTTCAGTCTGGACTT
The Candidatus Angelobacter sp. DNA segment above includes these coding regions:
- a CDS encoding SymE family type I addiction module toxin; this translates as MKDALLQPSTEGQGFWHRQARKNLAAESRAIRPAEWRTLKIEATGDFAAGKITPKIRLTGQWLEQAGFKPGHRVEVWLDEPGKITLSFAEQATEATR